The sequence GGTTATTTtcttcagtataatattttggaatctttgtattttatttagactGAAGGTTTTTGCATTACCTCATAACTGTAATCCGTAGGTCCAAGGTCCAAATTggttttattagatatttatagagaagtaatttaatgtttaattttgagtgtttgTTGTTGAACAATAAgaggaaataaaatatgttttagaagttgttatatattctattttaataaatcatacataACTGGTCAAGTTTTTATCCCTATAGaatgtaaatatagtttattttatagtcaccaatttaaaaataagttattttcatattaaaattctatataaactaaaatataagctaattttttaataatgagtttaagttaacaattttaacttaaattataatttagacattaaataaaatagcgtATTAGCTTTTTATgtatcaatttttgattttataatcatatttgttttagtaacatttttgatttaaaatcatCACCATGTCGAGTTATAATGACTATCAACATTGGCCCCAAGAGTCCACATCAAATTCAGATGAAGATGAATTGTCATCTCCTGAAATTGAGCAGGACGATAGTGATGATGATACTGAGTCATCTACATCTAGTACTAGTACTTCTGGTACAAGTAGTAGTGGTAGCAGTCAGTCAGGTTCAGATTCTGAAAGTACTAGCACTGCCGATGAAGATGAAACTATATCATTGAAAACTGAAACTGTGATAGCCAATAAAACTGAGCTTAGTTTACCAGCTGGAATGTGTGAAGATGAAGAagttttcaaacaattattttctgtTAACTCTTGGGTGTGCCTTAGTGATCTACAAAAGCAACATTTaaaggtaaataatatgtacaaatttgtatcaaatacagaataataacatttttagcttagatatataataatttataaaaaaaataatacaattttgtcaTATAGAATTTTCTTCCTACATTTTCTGAAAATGATCTAATGGAAAAAGAAATTACTTTAAGAATGCTTTTTGGTGGAAAAAGTTTTCGATTCGGTGTTAATCCAATCGATGATTttcatgataaattaaaaaatggacATTTTCGACCTGATATTGTCAAAATGAAATCACTTTTACGACGATCGCTCAAGAGagagtataggtaatattattgaaacaaacttttttacttgagttttaatttttattttaataatgtgtttttaacaatattttagaaaaagtcaacgtatatataattacaatatgttaaaaaaattaatttctgggCGTAAAAAGGttattgatgatttaaataGTTCTACTACATCTATGACAAACAATGACGGTATGAATGATAATGATATGCATCAGCAAGTTAAAAGAAGATATTTCGAAGAAGTTTCTGATATTAAACAATTAGTTGGGGATGCCTCTGAAGATAGTTCAGATAGCAATTATCAAGGTTAAAAGCAAGCTTACATACTTTTTGGTTatcagtttataattataattattttattttttttaaatatttagaacgACCACCTACTCGTTTGGCTAAAAAACAGCGacgtaatttaagtattatacaagATTCACTTGAACCTGAGCTAGAAATTATTACTTCTACCTTGTCAAGTTTTCCTGATAGACTAGATTTGTGTAAAGTTGCTTTGCCATTAAGTAATCCATTTGAGCCCTCTGATGAAATGTATAAAGAAATGTTAATATCTCAcaagagaaaaaaaaagaaaattgaacAGGTATGTTATTCTAATACAATgtatgtagttataataataataataatatatttatatttatttaaggaaCATAAACGTATGAAATATGAACAAATCAAAGAACATATTAAACCAGTAGTGTCATTAAGCACAGCAGAGAAAAAGAAATCAGCAAATAGTGATCGGCCTCGGTTGAAGCGTACAAAACCTGTCAAACATCAAAACCAGTCAATTCCAACACCACTTCAATTAGATGTACAACCTCCTTTGCAGTTAGATGTACAATCACCTGTACAAATTCCTGTGCCACTAGATGCAAAACTTCCTGTCCAATTAGATGCACAATCTCCTGTGCAGTTAAATGCACAACCTCAAGTACAGTTAGATGTACAACCTCAAGTACAGTTAGATGTACAACCTCAAGTACAGTTAGACGTACAATCTCATAAACAGATAGATGCACAATCTCAAGTGCAGCTAGATGATCAACCTCATGTGCAGTTAGATGTACAACCTACTATGCAGTTAGATGTGCAACCTAATATGCAGTTAGATGAATCgcacaatattttatcaaaacaagAAGAGAGGACTCTATCAGAAAAGTGTAGTACTTCATATACTAAAGAAGAGACACTCCAAAATGTAGTTTCACCTCCACTTCTTTCACCATCATCACCATCGATTTCTTTATCAAATATGGCTGAAGAAGAATCAATCAAGACTAATTTGAATGCCATTAAATTAGATTCTTGTACTCCTATTCTaacagattttttaaaaatggaagaagaaataactttaaATGATGCTATTAAACTAGAACCTATTAGTTTAACAGCTGAAGAAATACGTAAAGCAGAAGAAGGTCAAGCTGCTGCAGCTATGTTATTAGAACAAATGAGTGATGTCGAAGAGAAGTACAATCCACCATTAATTCCTTCACCACCACTTCCGTCACCTCCACCATCGCCATCTCCATCACCACCTCTATCATCACCACCACCTTCATCATCGAGACTATCACCACCACCACTACCTGAAAATATTTCAGATTCTAAGTTCAGTCCACCTAACTATATTCAGAGAGAGTTTCATCCAGAAGACATGTTAACTAGTACAATGCAAACCATAAATACAgagtaagtattattttattatgttatcatcAAGGTTTGGAGGTTGTAGGAGTTACATAATGTTCTATATACTCTTGATGTATGATAGATCAGGTTAGAAATCCGAATTATCCAaatgtaagttaaaaaatagaaaatttaaaatatatatttagtcaaTTTTAGGGAAAAAgggcataatatttttttgattttctcaCACATATTAAGCATATATGATatactctaaaaatattttttttttgtgaatattttgCCTATTTAGCTCCTATGACTTCTGATCCcttgttatattatttggtaactaattattaaaattttgccgtgcattatattattgaaattttaataaattttttgaattatttagatCTCCACCTAGGATAATACATCCTTGTTTACACTCTCTAACTCCTAGTGATTATGGTTCTAAACAGCTATCATTATCACCAGTGTCTACTCCTAGTAAAGTCATAACAGATTCTAATTATGTTGGATCATTATCAGAGTTAGAGGGTTTTCatgttttagatattaaaactATGTGCAATGAGGATTTAGATCTGAAAacgtatgttaaaatatatttttaattatatttaaattatgtacaaaatattttatttatttttatgtttacattttagtCCTCAAATGAGAAAAATGGTTTCTAGTTTCTTTGCACTTATAAGGGATATAATCTGTGCCAACTGGGATTACCGTATGGATATGACTGCACTGAATGAACGAGTTAATGATTGGGTGATTTCAACATTTAATAACAGAACAAATCCAGATTGGTACCACAGCTTAACATTAAAAACTTGGCCAAAATCACTACAGTCAGCTATAGGTTTCTTAGCAGGACATTTCCCtggtaaatttgatattttttgtttatataaattgtataataaatcatgtaatatactgttttttttagAATGGCAGCCTGAAGATTTTGTTCCTTATATTGAATATAAGCCTAGTTTAGATATTTATCAATGGATTGGTGCTGGTAGAGATTCAGACACTCGACTTGGAGATTTATGCAAGTGCTGGTTACATAACTTGAATAATATTAGCTCAAAATTGAAAAGTATTAATGATGATGTGAttggtattaaaaatgtaccaatTCCATCTACAACAGATATTATTTCAACAATTGAAATGTCTGAAACTGATTCAACAATTCCTATACCTTTACCGTTATTAGACACATGGATAGTGACTCCTTCTAGTGATGAAGAACGTGCAATTTTTCAGGCTCAagtaaattcaattatataataaatataaaacaaaaatgttttgattactataacatttttattaaaaattaggaaaAGCAACGATTTTTAAAACCACATCGttcatttatttatcaaatgcaTGGTTATGAGTCGGTTGTGGGTCCTGTGCGCGGTATTTATAATTCATCTAATATTCACAAAGCAGCTCGTGGTCATTCCTTGTTGATTGAAAATAGACCTCATTTCATATCAATATTAGTATTaggtaagttattattatttatgctcttgtaatagaataaaataatacattatattaattattattatgtaatttcagTACGTGATGCAACAGCTAGATTACCAAATGGAATGGGAACTCGTAGTGACATTTGTACCTTACTTAAAGATTCTCAATACTTGATGGAAGCAAATCTAACTGAATTACATAATGCTGTTAGTGGAGCATTGGATAGATTGCATTATGAACATGATCCATGTGTTAAATATGATCCAAAACGTAAAATATGGATTTATTTACACAGAGGACGAAAATTGGAAGAATTTGGTATGTACAcgacaatacatattatattcttgtattaatgtcataacatattttttcacgGTATTTTCAAAGAAATTGTGTAGAGAAATAacgcttaaataataaaagtaatttatatgtgctttttaaaatttttatcgtataaaatggtattaatattctactataattgtatttatattttcattaaatatagttacaaagtttaaaacaaaataaaaaattaaaaaaattgttgatgaGAATTTATCAAGGTTTTAAtacgtttaattatatttaagtagaaGATATGAATGATATAAAATaggatatattttaacaaattataaattaatatgtttaacttTTTCTACTAGAAATATCTGTATTATGTTTCAGAACGTTTGCATTTGGAACAACAAGGGGCAGTCAAAATGAAATGCTGGCGAAGAAATAAAGCACAAAAAAAACCATTAGAACCAAAACGTACACCAACTAGAAAATTAACATCAAACGTTCTTTTAGAATCTTTATCAATGTTAGATTTACCTACAAGTTCAACTTCAGACTCTTTGCCAAGTTCAAGCACATCACCTGTATTGCCTGATATGCGTGTCACTCAAGAAATGACTGGGATAGATCATTCAAAACAATCAATAAAAACACCTAGGGTTACTAAGAATCGAAAAGTACCAATACAAACCATGCAAATGACAGATAACGCAGTTGAGCTAAACATAGATTGTCCAACATTAATTGATCAAAATAGTACAGTTTCTTCCCAAATATTTTCCATCCCTGTTTCAAACCATATTTCAACAGTTACAGCTACTAATAGCTCAATTATTTCTTCTAATAATATTCCCAATCAATCATTTTCTGGCAACATTACTAGCCATTCAATTATAAGTAGTAATAGTCAATCAATTGCTAATAGTTTTACCTGTCAATCAATTGCCAATAATATAAGTAGTCAATCAATTGCTGGTAATATTTTAAGTCAGTCAAAGGCTGTTAACAGCTTAAAAGTAGTTAGCAGTCAAGCTGTATCCAATAATGGACAGATGATCAACATTTCCCAAACTATGAACAGCAATAATCAAACatttatcaataacaataaaatggttgtaaacaatatatcttcaaatgtatgtaatttttatttttttatttatcatcatttttaagttaaaatttatttttagaaacaagTGTTATCATCTGGAGATCTGTTAGCAATTGGTTCTAGAAAGAAAACAAAACATGTACAAATTGCTCAACCAGTTTCTATTGGACAATCTtctggtatattttatttgttatttatcttttaaaattacataatatatattacataattacttTTCATTTTAGGACTTACAAATTATCAACATGATCATCATCTTAATATTACCAAATCACCTCAAATTAAAGAACAACAACGCcagatattagttttaaaacaaaagcGATCTGATCATTCAATTTCTAGTTCTGAACAAAATACAACTGTTGTTAACCAAACTGATACTATAAAACCACAAACTGTTCAACATTTTATTCAACTACAGAATCAACAAAAGTTGcagaaacaacaacaaaatatgcAACTGAAACTCTTGCAACATAAACAGATTCAACAGCAAactttacaacaaaataaacagCAAGTCATTATCAGAAAGACTGATGGGGATGATAAAACAGAAGCAGTAGACACCGAACAGCCTCAAGTTATATTCTTAAAACAGGGTCCAAGGAATGTCCAACAGCAGGAGGCACAACAAATAACACAACAACAATTACAACAGTTATTGATGTTAAGGCCACAGCAACAGGCAGGACAACAGGCTCAGGTTGTCATGGTTAAACAACAAGGAAATGATCAGAAATCTATTGCACTTAAGGTTTgttgtatttttctttatatttatattaaaatttatatcttaaaatacatacattacatattattatcttctataatttataagcgaAGTTATGATTTAGTTTTTGATCGTGTGTAGAACCCTGGGTTTACACTGATTGCGgggtatttttagtatttttaatttgttgaaaattgtccatattatttttatgtggcCTCATCTTA is a genomic window of Rhopalosiphum padi isolate XX-2018 chromosome 4, ASM2088224v1, whole genome shotgun sequence containing:
- the LOC132928660 gene encoding uncharacterized protein LOC132928660, whose protein sequence is MSSYNDYQHWPQESTSNSDEDELSSPEIEQDDSDDDTESSTSSTSTSGTSSSGSSQSGSDSESTSTADEDETISLKTETVIANKTELSLPAGMCEDEEVFKQLFSVNSWVCLSDLQKQHLKNFLPTFSENDLMEKEITLRMLFGGKSFRFGVNPIDDFHDKLKNGHFRPDIVKMKSLLRRSLKREYRKSQRIYNYNMLKKLISGRKKVIDDLNSSTTSMTNNDGMNDNDMHQQVKRRYFEEVSDIKQLVGDASEDSSDSNYQERPPTRLAKKQRRNLSIIQDSLEPELEIITSTLSSFPDRLDLCKVALPLSNPFEPSDEMYKEMLISHKRKKKKIEQEHKRMKYEQIKEHIKPVVSLSTAEKKKSANSDRPRLKRTKPVKHQNQSIPTPLQLDVQPPLQLDVQSPVQIPVPLDAKLPVQLDAQSPVQLNAQPQVQLDVQPQVQLDVQPQVQLDVQSHKQIDAQSQVQLDDQPHVQLDVQPTMQLDVQPNMQLDESHNILSKQEERTLSEKCSTSYTKEETLQNVVSPPLLSPSSPSISLSNMAEEESIKTNLNAIKLDSCTPILTDFLKMEEEITLNDAIKLEPISLTAEEIRKAEEGQAAAAMLLEQMSDVEEKYNPPLIPSPPLPSPPPSPSPSPPLSSPPPSSSRLSPPPLPENISDSKFSPPNYIQREFHPEDMLTSTMQTINTESPPRIIHPCLHSLTPSDYGSKQLSLSPVSTPSKVITDSNYVGSLSELEGFHVLDIKTMCNEDLDLKTPQMRKMVSSFFALIRDIICANWDYRMDMTALNERVNDWVISTFNNRTNPDWYHSLTLKTWPKSLQSAIGFLAGHFPEWQPEDFVPYIEYKPSLDIYQWIGAGRDSDTRLGDLCKCWLHNLNNISSKLKSINDDVIGIKNVPIPSTTDIISTIEMSETDSTIPIPLPLLDTWIVTPSSDEERAIFQAQEKQRFLKPHRSFIYQMHGYESVVGPVRGIYNSSNIHKAARGHSLLIENRPHFISILVLVRDATARLPNGMGTRSDICTLLKDSQYLMEANLTELHNAVSGALDRLHYEHDPCVKYDPKRKIWIYLHRGRKLEEFERLHLEQQGAVKMKCWRRNKAQKKPLEPKRTPTRKLTSNVLLESLSMLDLPTSSTSDSLPSSSTSPVLPDMRVTQEMTGIDHSKQSIKTPRVTKNRKVPIQTMQMTDNAVELNIDCPTLIDQNSTVSSQIFSIPVSNHISTVTATNSSIISSNNIPNQSFSGNITSHSIISSNSQSIANSFTCQSIANNISSQSIAGNILSQSKAVNSLKVVSSQAVSNNGQMINISQTMNSNNQTFINNNKMVVNNISSNKQVLSSGDLLAIGSRKKTKHVQIAQPVSIGQSSGLTNYQHDHHLNITKSPQIKEQQRQILVLKQKRSDHSISSSEQNTTVVNQTDTIKPQTVQHFIQLQNQQKLQKQQQNMQLKLLQHKQIQQQTLQQNKQQVIIRKTDGDDKTEAVDTEQPQVIFLKQGPRNVQQQEAQQITQQQLQQLLMLRPQQQAGQQAQVVMVKQQGNDQKSIALKPILTSLRGTKIQQTPAKTANLLVQARQATPNVQRKITKPLVGKFMSNQRAQLPVDSVLANRKLSGIPGTPLRISGVQTSKSGQPHYTVVTVAQPKLMPSNQPNIGQKTPTRISTINDRLKSGDTNQPQTVRVVQSQIGGKPLLVTNKAQISSAITGISTSSPVVSSTANTYTVVQQGSQQILVPASSLKSFQGLKVIPISQHNLKGRSQMFARILNSDSVRPVFIHQQSNQDTCSQGPNESNT